CGTTCACCACCATCCCCATCATCGCGCAAAAGGGGTAAGTACGACATTTTCTGTTGTGACAAGTCTGGAATAGGCTCCACATCAGCCGGTCTAACGAACTTTACGAGCCCGTTCTCCAACAAGAAGTGCACCCACAAAATGGACACAGCGTAGGAAGTAAGATACCCATTCTTTGCATTGTTTATACCATACAACTTGCTCCATTTCTTCAGAAACAAATAACCAGTCCGTACAAAAGGATCCTGTTGAAAATACTTGCGAAGAAACAAGCTATTTCTCACTCCTTGTGCTCTACAACTTAAATCGAAGTCAAGTGAAAACATTTCAGGCAATTGTGAGCCAGTCTTCCATGAAACTTCCATGTCGCGTGGTCCACACATGGCCGAATTGCAGAAGAACTTTACTGCCTTCAAACTATCCTTAAAGTGAAACGTTAGCGTATCACTGTCTTTTCGCTCAACCGTAGAGCTAATGGCCGCCTCGACTAACATGCGGGGCGGAGAAGAAAACTCCTTACTGTTCGACCACACAACGCTGTACGTGTCGTCCTCACCATGTGAACGCAGTGGGACCCGAACCTTTTGAACACGCCGCACAACAGGGACGCGGGTCCGCACAAGGGGCTCCAGCTctccaaaaaagaaacccgCCTTCCTCAGCGCCGCGGTGAGCCGAAGTATAACTTTTTTCTCGTCCTCGGGTGGCCATTTACCCTTCTTCATATCCTGCAGACCAATTGCGGTGAAATCAGCATCACTCACCCCGTCCCAACAACCACACGACACGCAACTtccaaaaggaaataacactAAGTTgcgaacaaaacaagaaatgaCTTGGCTCATTTGAGAGAACGCACGCTCAATTACATCGAACGTCTTCCTGCCCATGTCAAGGGCTGCCGCGCTTTCCAACACAAAATTGCCACACGAGACAATGTGTCCAGAAGGAATGCATCCATAATGGAGCAGATTATCTTTACTCGCTAGAATCTCTCTGCACCAGAGAGAGAGCGCGGCATGGTGCACCTGAAAGTGTTCTTGGATTTGCTCCTCATCCCGGCTTTCTATCATTTTTGCACAAAGGTCACAACGGACACTCTGAGAGTTCCGACTcgtcaatttttcttttatttgttttgttgcgcCGTCTCCCTCACTATGTACGAGACAACCATCCAATAACTTCTGCTCTGCTTCCTTCCACTCTTCATGGACACCACTGCTGTACACCACACCCGAAACTACAGTCGGAGCTACAGGCACCGATGTGAACATGCAAGCTAAGGTACTTCTCGACCTTTGCGTTGGGCAGCTATCACCCgacagagaagaaaaaaaaaatacaacgaaTTATAAAAATTACTTTGATGAAagagcggaaaaaaaaaaaaagagcacggCATGAGGCGAATTGAGGGAGCTTTCAAGAACACGTGGTAtcgtttaaaaaaaaaatcatatcCTGGTAAATGGACTATGATACACAATTGAGTACAGATACAAAGGTGGTACATATACCTATCTTTCCCACTTAAAatcatttcttccttgcttgccaccaccaaaaggcaaaacaaagaggCAACAGTAAACCACCTCCATCTTATTATAATCCACTTGCCCTGTGCCCTACTCAGCACCCCTTTAGGGATCACAGCAATAAGTGGTTGCGGATCACCTCCCTTCTCATGTACAGTCACatatcacacacatatacacacatacatacatacatttGCATAATGAGATTCAATGATGCACGATCGCACAAAACTACACGGAATAAAGGAATATCCACAGTATGGAGAAAAATTAGTAGTAAACAGTAGCAGCGCCAGAGGTGGTACCGTTAGTAGCGgtcatggaaaaaaaaagaccctggaaaatgagaaaagaagggggaaaaaataggtTAAAACACTtcagaaaaaaatagaatgtggaacaaagaaacaaaaccgcGAAGGCTAAAGACAAAATAAccaagaaaataataaaagacaGGGAAACGGGAAAATGTGAGCGCTGAAGTGAAAACAAAGCGCACAACAAAGGCCAACGGAAGTTGTTGTTGAAATGCCATGCGTCCccactttcccctttcaCCAGCTACAACCCATGCACAAACACCTCTCCATCCTCCCTCCTTCCGCACACATGGTCGATTTCGCAAAAACAGAGGGAACTTTTCCTTCAAGCTGTACTTGCGATAATTTTCCTCGGTGGGACGACGGAGGCACTGCTTTTGTTTGCCTCAGCTCCCGCACCGCACGTGGGAGGAGCGTCCAGCGCTATGCACGGCCGAAGTTTCTTCCCCTTAAAACCGGTAGCGGTGTCGGCAATGAGCCCCTGATATTCACCATTGACATAAAGCTGGACGGCGCCCTCGTCGGTATTAACAAGAAACCCAAAGCGCGCGCCTGCCGAGGGAACTAACAACCGCCATAAACTCCTGACCTCCACACCATTCACCTCAACGGCGCATGTCAGGCAGTTAAAGAGGCAGCAATTAGCTTCGGACAGCCGGCTATTTAAAGAGCTGCTCGGCTGCGCTGCACGCAGCTCAACGTCCCCCAAGTTAACATTCGAAAGAAATGCATCTTCCGTACACACACCGACTTTGCACCTCGTATCGCTTGTTTGGATCTCATAGAAATACTTCCCATGTCCTGCGGGCATCTCTAAACCTCCAATGGCAGGTTGATATGATCCTAAACAACCAGAATGATACACGTGTGGACCGTCTAAAGTGTACGCCGGACCAGCGCGGACCCACTCAAACGTAACGCTATTGATTGAGTCCATACCGAAATTCTCAACTACCTTTATTCCCTCCGGTAATGCACcccaccttttcc
This region of Trypanosoma brucei gambiense DAL972 chromosome 10, complete sequence genomic DNA includes:
- a CDS encoding terminal uridylyltransferase 3, putative — translated: MFTSVPVAPTVVSGVVYSSGVHEEWKEAEQKLLDGCLVHSEGDGATKQIKEKLTSRNSQSVRCDLCAKMIESRDEEQIQEHFQVHHAALSLWCREILASKDNLLHYGCIPSGHIVSCGNFVLESAAALDMGRKTFDVIERAFSQMSQVISCFVRNLVLFPFGSCVSCGCWDGVSDADFTAIGLQDMKKGKWPPEDEKKVILRLTAALRKAGFFFGELEPLVRTRVPVVRRVQKVRVPLRSHGEDDTYSVVWSNSKEFSSPPRMLVEAAISSTVERKDSDTLTFHFKDSLKAVKFFCNSAMCGPRDMEVSWKTGSQLPEMFSLDFDLSCRAQGVRNSLFLRKYFQQDPFVRTGYLFLKKWSKLYGINNAKNGYLTSYAVSILWVHFLLENGLVKFVRPADVEPIPDLSQQKMSYLPLLRDDGDGGERPSDVLKSPELTMLRGALGGLIPLFFLYYTRIRWDKVVVTLRVPGGGPPVTPDSLGWVEANEVKCGPLRDRVWYRLCIDDPYEDNFNLGRHLSPDKASFVKVQFMRALASIVAGRPQQLLVDEQKFAEETMPAYVTRLSVQGELRNLRPVTVSALRQLLIDSAGADCVAIYEASHNWETLLDMASTLNNKSKEGDDDAEGVTNNQEGEPPDHVESCEAPRRHLLCSKMHSIDDALLVAGPLGVSDANIPAGLLGVYFLARGRAFRTAEDRDNFLMHAEAVSAARARGCTTREEILERVADAIPSIVRNGTLLDDLLVSGSEENITVQSPVVVETRCAETVQRKKSKGSKKRKNAVRRGNHAGQGTCSECGASGTDLWEASDKSADDGLYCGACWKAYDCQKN